A DNA window from Campylobacter lari contains the following coding sequences:
- the metK gene encoding methionine adenosyltransferase, translated as MYLFTSEVVSAGHPDKCADIIADSIVDAFLTHDKDSRVASEVFVAGNKVVIGGEIKSKYKLEKQDYENIVKKALADIGYNGNPHFSKKQCLHPDDLDVMVFLNEQSPDINQGVDQEDGEIGAGDQGIMFGFASNEAKEYMPAAISYARMLCDKVYEFAKNNPDKLGVDIKTQVTIDYANKENFENCKPQSIHTIVVSAPCVESMKIEDLRALVMDLILDSNLPKELFCPEKTRILINPTGKYVNHSSLHDSGLTGRKLIVDSFGGYAPIGGGAQSSKDYTKVDRSGLYAARWLAKNIVAAGLAKKCIVQLSYAIGVAKPTSVSVDCMGTNTRLNDDILSDFVMKTFPLTPNWIKNKFNLDKPSKDTFMYADVAARGQVGQADYPWEKLDALDEFKAL; from the coding sequence ATGTATTTATTTACTTCTGAAGTTGTTAGTGCAGGACATCCTGATAAATGTGCTGATATTATAGCTGATTCTATAGTTGATGCCTTTTTAACTCATGATAAAGACTCAAGGGTTGCTAGTGAGGTTTTTGTAGCAGGAAATAAAGTAGTAATTGGTGGTGAGATTAAATCAAAATATAAACTAGAAAAACAAGATTATGAAAATATTGTAAAAAAAGCTCTAGCAGATATTGGTTACAATGGAAATCCGCATTTTAGCAAAAAACAATGTTTGCATCCTGATGATTTAGATGTAATGGTATTTTTAAATGAGCAAAGTCCTGACATCAATCAAGGTGTTGATCAAGAAGATGGAGAGATTGGAGCAGGTGATCAAGGTATAATGTTTGGTTTTGCAAGCAATGAAGCAAAAGAATATATGCCAGCAGCTATTTCTTATGCTAGAATGCTTTGTGATAAAGTATATGAGTTTGCAAAAAACAATCCTGATAAACTTGGAGTAGATATTAAAACTCAAGTTACAATTGATTATGCAAATAAAGAAAATTTTGAAAATTGCAAACCTCAAAGTATCCATACTATTGTAGTTTCAGCTCCTTGTGTTGAAAGTATGAAAATAGAAGATTTAAGAGCTTTGGTGATGGATTTGATTTTGGATTCAAATTTACCAAAAGAGCTTTTTTGCCCAGAAAAAACAAGAATTTTAATCAACCCAACGGGAAAATATGTAAATCACAGCTCATTACATGATAGTGGTTTAACAGGAAGAAAGCTTATAGTAGATAGCTTTGGTGGCTATGCTCCAATAGGAGGTGGTGCACAATCTTCTAAAGACTATACTAAGGTTGATAGAAGCGGACTTTATGCTGCAAGATGGCTTGCTAAAAATATTGTAGCAGCAGGGCTTGCTAAAAAATGTATAGTACAACTTTCTTATGCTATAGGTGTGGCTAAACCAACTTCTGTAAGTGTGGATTGCATGGGAACAAATACAAGATTAAATGATGATATTTTAAGTGATTTTGTGATGAAAACTTTCCCATTAACTCCAAATTGGATTAAAAATAAATTCAATCTTGATAAACCAAGTAAAGATACTTTCATGTATGCTGATGTAGCTGCTCGTGGTCAAGTGGGTCAAGCTGATTATCCTTGGGAAAAATTAGACGCACTTGATGAATTTAAGGCATTATAA
- a CDS encoding DUF6394 family protein, with amino-acid sequence MNWGKVIYIFFALMSLTTTAGFLYDQNEVALFIAACVNLISTLLKIGVRNFLAAELFASSLVADLHLIPAFALIQINPEANVMVYTLAIGALIANIFSMILVIVDSVKSQEEN; translated from the coding sequence ATGAATTGGGGTAAGGTTATTTATATCTTTTTTGCTCTAATGAGCTTAACTACAACCGCAGGATTTTTATATGATCAAAATGAAGTTGCATTATTTATTGCAGCTTGTGTGAATTTAATTTCTACTTTATTGAAAATCGGAGTTAGAAATTTCTTAGCAGCTGAATTATTTGCTAGTTCTTTAGTGGCTGATTTGCATTTAATTCCAGCTTTTGCTTTAATACAAATTAATCCAGAGGCTAATGTTATGGTTTATACTTTAGCAATTGGTGCTTTGATAGCTAATATCTTTTCAATGATTTTAGTTATAGTTGATTCAGTAAAAAGTCAAGAAGAAAATTAG
- a CDS encoding apolipoprotein N-acyltransferase produces the protein MKSKYFRFLPFLPLFFKFINSNSTTFKIIKAFFSALLLSNFIYFSFFENLLFEFISPFLSIYGLILLLRNKSKAGYFYTGFFIGILWFWWIGLSSIYFNLAYLIPLEIILIGLIYGFLFFICFFLKYDFLRLCGIFLLCFIHPFGFDWLNWGVLSVYGIFDASYRGIITMFLTAYFYYEKYISRYYKIAIILILILIGAQYNQKQSQTLNLDYKLIQTNISQDQKFIQENLQTHSKDIFYQINKAIKEGKEAIIFPETAFAFALNKAPSYLQALKDLSKQIIIITGAISTTPNHLYNSTYVFDNGNIQVFNKHYLVPFGEEIPIFKNFFKKYLLNIDEFSKGKELNQYTLNNQLITNAICFEATKEKLYKHSKIIIAISNNAWFNFSSEYKLQNFLMRFYANNYNVSIYHAVNGKENAVIKPKEVLILKIKEKLLKQNEA, from the coding sequence ATGAAGTCCAAATATTTCCGTTTTCTGCCATTTCTTCCCCTTTTTTTTAAGTTCATAAATTCTAATTCTACCACTTTTAAAATAATAAAAGCCTTTTTTTCTGCACTTTTATTGTCAAATTTTATTTATTTTTCTTTTTTTGAAAATTTACTTTTCGAATTTATCTCACCATTTTTAAGCATATATGGTTTAATTTTATTACTAAGAAACAAAAGTAAAGCAGGATATTTTTACACCGGTTTTTTTATAGGAATTTTATGGTTTTGGTGGATAGGTTTATCATCAATTTATTTTAATTTAGCTTATTTAATTCCTTTAGAAATTATCTTAATTGGATTAATTTATGGATTTTTGTTTTTTATATGTTTTTTTCTTAAATATGATTTTTTAAGGCTTTGTGGAATTTTTTTACTTTGTTTTATTCATCCTTTTGGCTTTGATTGGCTAAATTGGGGTGTTTTAAGTGTATATGGAATCTTTGATGCAAGTTACCGAGGTATTATAACTATGTTTTTGACTGCTTATTTTTATTATGAAAAATATATTTCAAGATATTATAAAATAGCAATTATTCTAATCCTTATTCTAATCGGAGCTCAATATAATCAAAAACAATCACAAACACTAAATTTAGACTATAAATTAATCCAAACTAATATCTCTCAAGATCAAAAATTCATACAAGAAAATTTACAAACTCATTCTAAAGATATATTTTATCAAATCAACAAGGCCATAAAAGAAGGTAAAGAAGCAATTATTTTTCCTGAAACTGCTTTTGCTTTTGCATTAAATAAAGCACCAAGTTATTTACAAGCCTTAAAAGATTTATCAAAACAAATCATCATCATCACAGGTGCTATAAGCACTACACCTAATCATCTATACAATAGTACTTATGTATTTGACAATGGCAACATACAAGTTTTTAACAAACATTATCTTGTACCTTTTGGAGAAGAAATTCCTATATTTAAAAACTTTTTTAAAAAATATCTTTTAAATATTGATGAATTTTCAAAAGGAAAAGAATTAAATCAATACACTCTAAATAATCAGCTCATCACTAATGCTATCTGCTTTGAAGCTACAAAAGAAAAACTTTACAAACACTCAAAAATCATCATCGCTATTTCAAACAATGCTTGGTTTAATTTTTCAAGTGAGTATAAATTACAAAATTTTCTAATGCGTTTTTATGCAAATAATTATAATGTAAGTATATATCATGCAGTTAATGGAAAAGAAAATGCGGTAATTAAACCAAAAGAAGTATTGATTTTAAAGATAAAAGAAAAACTTTTAAAGCAAAATGAAGCTTAA
- the yajC gene encoding preprotein translocase subunit YajC, whose amino-acid sequence MAENGNIWTSLLPLIVLFAIFYFLVIRPQQKQAKDHKLMVSSLEKGDKIITNGGIICEVVKPEEDFIKVKLNDENVVVKISRDFIAKKIDA is encoded by the coding sequence ATGGCAGAAAACGGAAATATTTGGACTTCATTGTTGCCTCTCATTGTGCTTTTTGCGATTTTTTATTTTTTGGTTATTAGACCACAACAAAAACAAGCAAAAGACCATAAATTGATGGTTTCATCTTTAGAAAAAGGAGATAAAATCATCACAAATGGTGGGATAATTTGCGAGGTGGTAAAACCAGAAGAGGATTTTATCAAAGTTAAGCTTAATGATGAAAATGTAGTTGTAAAAATTTCTAGAGATTTTATAGCAAAGAAAATTGATGCGTAG
- the secD gene encoding protein translocase subunit SecD — protein MRSGKITYRSIIFFVVFLIGLVFSIPSFMQTQSGAKINLGLDLQGGLHMLLGVEVEEAVKSKVKSIASSLSYSINKEDIIVDKIKVNDTSIEFSLLDENDVAKVDLLLKDIKGLAITHENLHYTLSLTQEEIKLTHEQAILQAVETIRNRLDQFGLAEPNVARSGEDKILVELPGIKTAADEARARELIAKAAHLQLMEVDDVRMDQVNNLTPAQAAEYGDLIFEDAKNPQIKYLVKSIPILDGSMLTDAKVGFAQSNNLPVINFTLNSEGAKKFGDYTGNNVGKRLAIVLDNKVYSAPRINERIGGGSGQISGSFTVEEAHDVAIALRSGALLAPVKMLEKRSVGPSLGADSIKMSMIALAGASILVIAFMVMYYGIAGIFANIALVANILVIIAVMAMFGATLTLPGMAGLVLTVGMAVDSNVIINERIRELLREGASIRQSVENGYKHAMSAILDSNITSLITSVVLYAYGTGAVKGFAVTLSIGILVSMITSIVGTHGMFEMFMNRMEKSNNTRLWFGYRRP, from the coding sequence ATGCGTAGTGGAAAAATTACTTATAGAAGTATTATTTTCTTTGTAGTTTTTCTTATAGGGCTTGTTTTTTCTATACCTTCTTTTATGCAAACCCAAAGTGGTGCTAAGATTAACCTAGGACTTGATTTACAAGGTGGTTTGCATATGTTATTAGGTGTAGAAGTAGAAGAGGCAGTTAAGTCAAAGGTTAAATCCATAGCCTCTTCTCTTAGTTATTCTATCAATAAAGAAGATATTATTGTTGATAAAATCAAAGTAAATGATACTAGTATTGAATTTAGTTTATTGGATGAAAATGATGTAGCTAAGGTTGATTTGTTGTTAAAAGACATTAAAGGCTTGGCTATTACACACGAAAATTTACACTACACACTTTCTTTAACCCAAGAAGAAATTAAATTAACTCATGAACAAGCTATTTTGCAAGCTGTAGAAACAATTAGAAATAGACTTGATCAATTTGGTCTTGCAGAGCCAAATGTAGCAAGATCAGGTGAGGATAAAATTTTAGTTGAACTTCCAGGTATTAAAACTGCTGCAGATGAGGCTAGAGCTAGAGAGCTTATCGCAAAAGCTGCACATTTGCAATTAATGGAAGTAGATGATGTTAGAATGGATCAGGTAAATAATCTTACTCCAGCTCAGGCTGCTGAATATGGAGATTTAATTTTTGAAGATGCAAAAAATCCTCAAATTAAATATCTAGTAAAATCTATACCTATTCTTGATGGTTCTATGCTAACAGATGCAAAAGTAGGTTTTGCGCAAAGTAATAATCTTCCTGTGATTAATTTCACCTTAAATTCGGAAGGTGCTAAAAAATTTGGAGACTATACAGGAAATAATGTAGGCAAACGCTTAGCTATAGTTTTAGATAATAAAGTATATTCAGCTCCAAGAATTAATGAAAGAATAGGTGGAGGTAGTGGTCAAATTAGTGGTAGCTTTACTGTTGAAGAAGCTCATGATGTGGCCATTGCTTTAAGAAGTGGGGCGCTTTTAGCACCGGTTAAAATGCTTGAAAAAAGAAGTGTTGGACCATCTTTGGGTGCTGATAGTATTAAAATGAGTATGATAGCCCTAGCAGGTGCTTCTATATTAGTTATTGCATTTATGGTGATGTATTATGGTATAGCAGGAATTTTTGCTAATATTGCTTTAGTGGCAAATATTTTAGTGATTATTGCTGTAATGGCTATGTTTGGTGCAACTTTAACTTTACCTGGTATGGCAGGACTTGTACTGACTGTGGGTATGGCAGTAGATTCTAATGTTATTATTAATGAAAGAATTAGGGAGTTATTGCGAGAAGGTGCTAGCATAAGGCAAAGTGTTGAAAATGGTTATAAGCATGCAATGAGCGCGATTTTAGATTCTAACATTACTTCGCTTATTACTTCAGTGGTACTTTATGCTTATGGAACAGGTGCGGTAAAAGGTTTTGCGGTGACTTTGAGTATTGGGATTTTAGTTTCGATGATTACTTCTATTGTTGGAACTCATGGTATGTTTGAAATGTTTATGAACCGTATGGAAAAAAGCAATAATACAAGATTATGGTTTGGATATAGGAGACCTTAA
- the secF gene encoding protein translocase subunit SecF translates to MQFFSQKHVYDFMRMRFAAISLSFILFFGSIFILFTKGLNFGIDFTGGTLVQLQYEQKAPLAEIRKALAINENLKGASVTEFGSANEVIIRFSGSSDSLGSDIGVSIANLLKDTGKFEVRRVDVVGPKVGDELRNKGLMAVGISLIAILIYLAVRFEWRFAMASIVCEIHDIVITLGAIALFEIDVNLDILAAVLTVLGYSLNDTIIIFDRIREGVKTSKNSKLDLIINESVSATLSRTTLTTGLTLITVVVLYFFGGSMIEGFALTMIVGIVAGTASSIFVASPALLWFKFSVTQYRQKELEKVKKKQEKEKLRAMYEKGTV, encoded by the coding sequence ATGCAATTTTTTAGTCAAAAACATGTTTATGATTTTATGAGAATGAGATTTGCAGCCATCTCTTTGTCTTTTATTTTATTTTTTGGTTCTATTTTTATCCTTTTTACTAAGGGTTTGAATTTTGGTATTGATTTTACCGGTGGAACTTTAGTGCAACTTCAATATGAGCAAAAAGCTCCTTTGGCTGAAATTCGCAAAGCTTTAGCTATCAATGAAAATTTAAAAGGTGCTAGTGTTACTGAATTTGGTAGTGCTAATGAAGTGATTATTCGTTTTTCAGGAAGTAGCGATAGCTTGGGAAGTGACATTGGAGTAAGTATTGCAAATTTATTAAAAGATACAGGTAAATTTGAAGTGCGCCGTGTGGATGTGGTAGGTCCAAAAGTAGGAGATGAACTGCGTAATAAAGGTCTTATGGCGGTTGGAATTTCTTTGATTGCTATTTTGATTTATTTGGCAGTGAGATTTGAATGGCGTTTTGCTATGGCTTCTATTGTGTGTGAAATTCATGATATAGTCATTACTTTAGGCGCTATTGCATTATTTGAAATAGATGTAAATTTAGATATTTTGGCGGCTGTTTTAACTGTGCTTGGATATTCTTTAAATGATACGATTATTATTTTTGATAGGATTAGAGAAGGTGTTAAAACAAGTAAAAATTCAAAACTTGATTTAATTATTAATGAATCAGTTTCTGCAACTTTATCAAGAACTACTTTAACAACGGGTTTAACTTTAATCACTGTTGTAGTGCTTTATTTCTTTGGTGGATCTATGATAGAAGGTTTTGCTCTAACTATGATAGTGGGTATTGTGGCAGGTACTGCAAGTTCTATATTTGTAGCAAGTCCAGCACTTTTATGGTTTAAATTTAGTGTTACGCAGTATCGTCAAAAAGAATTAGAAAAAGTAAAGAAAAAACAAGAAAAAGAGAAATTAAGAGCGATGTATGAAAAAGGAACGGTGTAA
- the leuS gene encoding leucine--tRNA ligase: MAYEAGKIEKKWQKIWQEKEYFEPKDDFSLPKKYILSMFPYPSGRIHMGHVRNYSIGDAMARYYRKKGFNVLHPIGFDSFGMPAENAAIKHGIHPKKWTYENIDYMQNELASLGFSFSKKRMFATSDPLYTKFEQEFFIKMYEKGLVYTKEAEVNWCENDKTVLANEQVEDGKCWRCGHEVIRKKMPGYYVKITAYADELLQDLKKLEGKWPSQVLTMQENWIGKSTGLSFDFDIEENDNKISAKKINVFTTRAETIYGVSYIALAPDHEIVNELIDKKLLDQDTIIKIQNIQNQTPRQRQAAPKEGYFLNLHVIHPLSKEKIPLWVANFVLSDYGSGAVMSVPAHDERDYEFAKTYNLAIKKVIYKDENDAQCYTLKEGVLTNSGEFDQLECNDAREKISLKIESLGIGKKVTNFKIRDWGVSRQRYWGAPIPMIKCNSCGIVPQKIENLPITLPEDVIINGEGNPLDKHEIWKECICPKCGKKAQKESDTLDTFFESSWYFARFASDDKTWQEKAVDEKSVNYWMNVDEYIGGIEHAILHLLYARFFQKALRDLGYLKDDEPFNRLLTQGMVTKDGAKMSKSKGNVVDPDYIIEKYGADSARLFILFAAPPAKELEWNDSALEGAFKFINRLYEKAMSLECGKLQEIDHQSLNKEEKYARLKVYEALKKSFEVYEESFAFNTLIAACMEALNALNAINHKEVLKEAFYIILNILEPIIPHVCFELSEHLFKCENFKVLKIKEEVFVKDSFNIAISVNGKKRAQIEINSEAKEDEILALAKENVAKWLEGKTIVKEIYIDKKLVNLVVK; the protein is encoded by the coding sequence ATGGCGTATGAGGCAGGTAAAATAGAAAAAAAATGGCAAAAAATTTGGCAAGAAAAAGAATATTTTGAGCCAAAAGATGATTTTTCTTTACCAAAAAAATACATTTTATCTATGTTTCCATATCCAAGTGGTAGAATTCATATGGGACATGTGAGAAACTATAGCATAGGTGATGCTATGGCTAGATATTATAGAAAAAAAGGTTTTAATGTCTTACATCCTATAGGTTTTGATAGTTTTGGTATGCCTGCTGAAAATGCTGCGATAAAACACGGTATTCATCCTAAGAAATGGACTTATGAAAATATTGATTATATGCAAAATGAACTTGCTTCTTTGGGCTTTTCCTTTTCTAAAAAAAGAATGTTTGCTACTTCTGATCCTTTATATACTAAATTTGAGCAAGAATTTTTCATTAAAATGTATGAAAAAGGACTTGTTTATACTAAAGAAGCTGAAGTTAATTGGTGTGAGAATGATAAAACAGTCTTGGCAAATGAGCAAGTTGAAGATGGCAAATGTTGGCGTTGCGGACATGAAGTCATTAGAAAAAAAATGCCAGGATATTATGTAAAAATTACCGCTTATGCAGATGAATTATTGCAAGATCTTAAAAAATTAGAAGGAAAATGGCCAAGTCAGGTTTTGACTATGCAAGAAAATTGGATAGGTAAAAGCACAGGGCTTAGTTTTGATTTTGATATAGAAGAAAATGATAATAAAATCAGTGCAAAAAAGATCAATGTTTTTACAACAAGAGCTGAGACTATTTATGGAGTGTCTTATATTGCTTTAGCACCTGATCATGAAATAGTAAACGAATTAATTGATAAAAAATTACTAGATCAAGATACTATCATAAAAATTCAAAATATACAAAATCAAACACCCCGCCAAAGACAAGCTGCGCCAAAAGAAGGATATTTTTTAAATCTTCATGTAATCCATCCACTAAGTAAAGAAAAAATTCCTTTATGGGTAGCTAATTTTGTTTTAAGTGATTATGGTAGTGGGGCTGTTATGAGTGTGCCTGCTCATGATGAAAGAGATTATGAGTTTGCAAAAACTTATAATTTAGCTATAAAAAAAGTAATTTATAAAGATGAAAATGATGCACAATGCTACACTTTAAAAGAAGGTGTTTTAACCAATAGTGGCGAATTTGATCAATTAGAATGTAATGATGCTAGAGAAAAAATTAGTTTAAAAATTGAATCTTTGGGTATTGGTAAAAAGGTTACCAATTTTAAAATTCGTGATTGGGGTGTTTCTAGACAAAGATATTGGGGTGCTCCTATACCAATGATTAAGTGTAATTCTTGTGGCATAGTTCCTCAAAAAATAGAAAATTTACCTATTACCTTGCCTGAAGATGTGATTATAAATGGAGAGGGAAATCCACTTGATAAGCATGAAATATGGAAAGAGTGCATTTGTCCAAAATGTGGTAAAAAAGCACAAAAAGAAAGCGATACTTTAGATACTTTCTTTGAAAGTTCTTGGTATTTTGCGCGTTTTGCAAGTGATGATAAAACATGGCAAGAAAAAGCAGTAGATGAAAAAAGTGTTAATTATTGGATGAATGTTGATGAATATATTGGCGGGATTGAACATGCGATATTGCATTTACTCTATGCTAGATTTTTCCAAAAAGCACTTAGAGATTTGGGTTATTTAAAAGATGATGAGCCTTTTAATAGACTTTTAACCCAAGGAATGGTCACTAAAGATGGTGCTAAGATGAGTAAATCTAAGGGTAATGTAGTAGATCCTGATTATATTATAGAAAAATATGGAGCAGATAGCGCAAGATTGTTTATATTGTTTGCTGCACCACCTGCTAAAGAACTTGAATGGAACGATAGTGCGCTAGAGGGTGCGTTTAAATTTATCAATAGGCTTTATGAAAAGGCTATGAGTTTAGAATGTGGAAAATTACAAGAAATTGATCATCAAAGTTTAAATAAAGAAGAAAAATATGCTAGATTAAAAGTATATGAAGCTTTGAAAAAATCTTTTGAAGTTTATGAAGAAAGTTTTGCCTTTAATACCTTAATAGCTGCATGTATGGAAGCTTTAAATGCCTTAAATGCTATAAATCATAAAGAAGTTTTAAAAGAAGCTTTTTATATTATTTTAAATATTTTAGAGCCTATTATCCCTCATGTTTGTTTTGAGCTTAGCGAGCATTTGTTTAAATGTGAAAATTTTAAAGTATTAAAAATAAAAGAAGAAGTTTTTGTAAAAGATAGTTTTAATATAGCTATTAGTGTTAATGGTAAAAAAAGAGCACAGATTGAAATAAATTCAGAGG